The sequence below is a genomic window from Streptomyces sp. B21-105.
CGCCCAGGCGCTCGCCTGCGTCGACCAGTTGGGCATCGACCCCGGCCTGGTCAACCCCAGCGGCGGGGCGATCGCCCTCGGCCATCCGCTGGGCGGCTCGGGGGCCCGCATCCTCGCCACCCTCCTGCACCGCATGCGCCGCACCGGAGCCGAGCGCGGCCTGGCCACGATGTGCGTGGGCGTCGGCCAGGGCACCGCGGTGCTGGTCGAACGCCACTGACGGGGCACACCGGCCGCCGGCGTCGCCTTCGGCACCGGAGGCACCGGAGGCACCGGTCACCTGGCGAGACGGCTGGCCGGGTGTTCGATAGATGTGCGTAGCATCGGTCCCCGCATGAACACGATGACCCTGTGGCACATCACCGGCTGGGAGTTCGCCGCCCTCGCCCTCGCGGCCCTGCTCGTCGGCTTCTCCAAGACGGCCGTCAGCGGGGCCAACACGGTCAGCCTCGCCGTCTTCGCGGCGGTCCTGCCCGCCCGCGCCTCCACGGGCGTCCTGCTGCCGATCCTCATCGCCGGGGACGTCCTGGCCGTCCTCACCTACCGGCGGCACGCCCACTGGCCCACGCTTTGGCGGCTGTTCCCGGCGGTCGCGGCCGGCGTCGTCCTCGGCACGCTGTTCCTGGTATGGGCCGACGACGGGATCGTCCGGACCTCGATCGGCGCGATCCTGCTGGTGATGGCGGGCGTCACGGTGTGGCGGCGGCGCACGGCCGACGCCGCGGACGACCCCGACGCCGTCGTCACCCGGGCCGGACGCCTCAAGGCCCGCTCCTACGGCGTGCTCGGCGGCTTCACCACGATGGTCGCCAACGCGGGGGGCCCGGTCATGTCGATGTACCTGCTGTCGGCCGGCTTCCGCAAACTCGGCTTCCTCGGCACCTCGGCGTTCTTCTTCCTCATCGTCAACGTGTCGAAGGT
It includes:
- a CDS encoding sulfite exporter TauE/SafE family protein, with the translated sequence MNTMTLWHITGWEFAALALAALLVGFSKTAVSGANTVSLAVFAAVLPARASTGVLLPILIAGDVLAVLTYRRHAHWPTLWRLFPAVAAGVVLGTLFLVWADDGIVRTSIGAILLVMAGVTVWRRRTADAADDPDAVVTRAGRLKARSYGVLGGFTTMVANAGGPVMSMYLLSAGFRKLGFLGTSAFFFLIVNVSKVPFSVGLGLIDGRSLLLDAALVAFVVPGALFGKWAVHRINQRLFEQLVIAATVVGGLQLLLR